The following are from one region of the Methyloversatilis discipulorum genome:
- a CDS encoding WecB/TagA/CpsF family glycosyltransferase has product MSDEIKRIRARVLGVPIDVIDWKVMHDLIMRWALARESHYVAICNVHVTVTAGRNPEFLRAIEESDMATPDGAPVAWLMRKLGHCSQRRIPGPDVMWELLKRCESASLPVYIYGSTDVTLDKLKERCSVVFPKLKLFVESPPFRPLNQEEDEAAVQRIVASGAGVLFVGLGCPKQELWMHSHSGRIPAVMLGVGAALDFHAGTVARAPLWMQNHGLEWLHRLLSEPRRLWRRYLVTNTLFVIGAVRQLLKVNA; this is encoded by the coding sequence ATGTCTGATGAAATTAAGCGGATCAGGGCACGCGTTTTGGGAGTGCCGATCGATGTGATCGACTGGAAGGTAATGCACGATCTGATAATGCGTTGGGCACTTGCGCGCGAGTCGCATTATGTGGCCATTTGCAATGTGCATGTGACAGTTACTGCTGGTCGAAATCCAGAGTTTCTTCGAGCGATCGAAGAGTCGGATATGGCGACGCCAGACGGCGCACCGGTCGCGTGGTTGATGAGAAAACTAGGTCATTGCTCCCAGCGGCGGATTCCGGGGCCTGATGTTATGTGGGAGCTCCTCAAACGTTGCGAGAGCGCGTCGCTTCCAGTATATATATATGGTAGTACCGACGTCACGCTCGATAAGTTAAAGGAGCGCTGTTCAGTTGTATTCCCTAAATTGAAGTTGTTTGTTGAGTCACCGCCATTCCGTCCACTTAATCAGGAGGAAGATGAAGCTGCTGTGCAACGCATTGTAGCGAGTGGTGCGGGTGTGCTTTTTGTAGGCCTAGGTTGTCCGAAGCAGGAACTGTGGATGCACTCACACAGCGGTCGCATCCCCGCGGTGATGCTTGGGGTCGGCGCAGCGCTTGATTTTCACGCAGGAACCGTTGCTCGTGCGCCCTTGTGGATGCAGAATCACGGCCTCGAATGGCTACATCGTTTGCTCAGCGAGCCGCGGCGTCTGTGGCGTCGTTACTTAGTTACAAATACCTTATTCGTAATCGGTGCCGTGCGCCAGCTTCTCAAGGTGAACGCCTGA
- a CDS encoding right-handed parallel beta-helix repeat-containing protein, producing the protein MSFRKSLYGPLGLALSTLLLQTAAAATYYVDATNGRDTNSGTAVQNSSAGIGPWRSLSKVTSAKLLPGDTVYLACGQRWSETLRVTASGTSSLPITFDSWPTGCANKPVIDGSVVVPASAWHRGAGNIWSARWPLNRIENSDFLNSTVKPWSGWSDTKGHSLTPASDCPVANGCIELSGGNFRRLALAISNPFPLSSTSETTLTITTKLPYGQTARVVVRRNAEPYDALGLSQSLTGTGSWQTRTFSFTPTETLPNARVDVELTPGNGPILMDYVRVVQQLGTPLSLHIGDTLQSPAHHPNHGHSNDKPNSIYLSTAADSASFLQGRAPVSNTIRIGNALNLPAGASITPGLGIRIRSRAWALEEHKITNVSGSTLSLENNTRYNLLANWGYFFTGAAWMVDSPSEWFADTTKSVLMLIPHDGTPPGDRVKVTQLENGIDAKKTSFLTIRNIAVDRVGNGILLTDSKNVSVENVTISNTQKHAIEFIGSRYTRISNSLIIDSRLDALAGTRPWQATAQYATINENKIYGSGIPSNPDTPEPIPASAFASIHGGQYAVVERNLVYRSAYVGIRSDKGSEIRGNHVLDSALLLDDGGGIYIQETDNNGIIENNIIENVIGNLDGKPTLETQGVGIYLDDLTSGVTVSGNTIINADQGMHIHNAFNNTISGNTLFGNRKNQIWMQENWNRLDVSGDLYGNVIKDNLFVPLIPAAPIFQISEFAHPRRFSSYQNNTYSALLSPLVTKETWPIEPGAWETATYTLAQWQAATFDGEARQLDVAGESISPKAYAQYAIVGPDLITSTRISNSPNDWRSWNKTAPFANIAALSCPTGSCVTLIAGASDSLLIGPAFSVQKDQWYRLSFDLKTGTNGQRVDYVVRRGGGGENGFESLMGSTGSVTGDGTWKRHILTFKATASINVDDPLTGDIGARLDFGWIKPGQQITIGKVDLVPISSVEESTKIRILVNPKETVDVLECPDIEQPDLCEKYVQLRDEAPVNWPATLPAHGSMVIFTQEKSLLDLDNDGIPNSQDICADTPLGQAVDPAGCQL; encoded by the coding sequence ATGTCGTTTCGCAAGTCTCTGTACGGCCCCCTCGGTCTAGCCCTCTCCACCCTCTTGCTTCAAACCGCCGCTGCAGCCACCTACTACGTTGACGCCACCAATGGCCGTGACACGAATTCCGGCACTGCAGTACAAAATTCATCCGCCGGCATCGGTCCATGGCGCTCGCTCTCAAAGGTTACCAGCGCGAAACTGCTGCCTGGCGATACGGTGTATCTGGCCTGCGGCCAACGCTGGAGCGAAACCTTGCGGGTGACGGCAAGCGGCACTTCGTCGCTGCCCATCACATTCGATTCGTGGCCGACGGGCTGCGCTAACAAACCTGTTATCGACGGCAGTGTGGTGGTTCCCGCCAGCGCTTGGCACCGAGGTGCGGGAAACATTTGGAGCGCACGATGGCCTCTGAATCGCATAGAGAACAGCGACTTCCTTAACTCCACTGTCAAGCCTTGGTCGGGCTGGTCCGATACGAAGGGTCACAGTCTTACGCCTGCGTCCGACTGCCCAGTTGCGAACGGGTGCATCGAACTTAGTGGTGGAAACTTCCGGCGCTTGGCACTTGCAATCAGCAATCCCTTCCCCCTGTCATCGACGTCCGAGACAACCCTGACCATCACAACAAAGCTTCCATACGGGCAGACCGCGAGAGTTGTGGTTCGACGGAACGCAGAACCCTACGATGCGCTCGGCCTTTCACAGAGCCTAACCGGCACCGGTAGCTGGCAAACTCGGACATTCTCTTTCACACCCACCGAGACCTTGCCAAACGCTCGAGTCGATGTCGAGCTGACCCCAGGCAACGGACCTATCCTTATGGACTACGTGAGAGTAGTCCAGCAGCTTGGGACGCCACTGAGTTTGCACATAGGTGACACGTTACAAAGTCCCGCCCACCATCCGAATCACGGTCACTCTAACGACAAGCCAAACTCAATCTACTTATCAACCGCAGCAGACTCCGCGTCTTTCCTTCAAGGCAGAGCTCCGGTATCCAACACTATTCGAATCGGCAATGCTTTGAATCTCCCCGCAGGCGCCTCGATCACTCCGGGACTTGGCATTCGTATCCGGAGCAGAGCCTGGGCGCTTGAGGAACACAAGATCACGAATGTAAGTGGGTCGACGTTGAGCCTTGAAAATAACACCCGCTACAATTTACTTGCAAATTGGGGATACTTCTTCACAGGCGCAGCGTGGATGGTCGACTCTCCCTCAGAATGGTTTGCTGACACGACAAAGAGCGTTCTGATGCTGATTCCTCACGACGGAACTCCGCCGGGAGACCGCGTCAAAGTCACACAACTCGAAAATGGAATCGATGCGAAGAAAACATCATTCTTAACGATCCGAAACATTGCGGTAGATCGTGTCGGAAATGGCATCCTACTGACCGATTCAAAAAATGTTTCAGTCGAAAACGTAACCATCTCCAATACACAGAAACACGCCATCGAGTTCATCGGAAGCCGATATACAAGAATTTCAAACTCTCTAATAATAGATTCACGCCTCGATGCATTGGCCGGAACCCGTCCCTGGCAAGCGACGGCCCAGTACGCAACAATCAACGAAAACAAAATATACGGCAGCGGAATTCCGTCCAACCCAGACACGCCAGAGCCGATTCCCGCAAGTGCATTTGCGTCGATTCACGGGGGGCAATATGCAGTTGTAGAACGCAATCTCGTCTATCGAAGCGCTTATGTCGGAATACGTTCGGACAAAGGCAGCGAGATTCGAGGAAATCATGTTCTCGATAGCGCGCTACTACTGGACGACGGAGGTGGGATATATATTCAGGAAACCGATAATAATGGAATCATTGAGAACAATATAATCGAGAACGTCATCGGAAACCTTGACGGAAAGCCAACATTAGAAACACAAGGCGTGGGAATCTACCTTGACGACCTGACATCAGGAGTAACAGTTTCAGGCAACACTATTATTAACGCCGACCAGGGAATGCATATCCACAACGCCTTTAACAACACCATCAGCGGAAACACCCTCTTTGGCAATAGGAAAAATCAGATCTGGATGCAAGAGAATTGGAATCGGCTTGATGTAAGTGGCGACCTTTACGGCAATGTAATCAAGGACAATCTATTTGTACCGCTAATACCCGCTGCACCGATTTTTCAGATATCGGAGTTCGCACACCCGCGACGCTTCTCCTCATATCAGAACAATACATATTCAGCGTTGCTTTCACCGCTCGTCACCAAAGAGACCTGGCCTATCGAACCAGGTGCATGGGAGACGGCCACGTACACTCTCGCTCAATGGCAAGCCGCAACGTTTGACGGCGAGGCACGTCAGCTTGATGTGGCAGGCGAGTCCATTTCGCCTAAGGCTTACGCGCAATACGCGATCGTCGGGCCGGACTTAATCACAAGCACGAGGATATCGAACAGCCCCAACGACTGGCGGAGTTGGAATAAGACCGCACCTTTCGCAAATATCGCGGCTCTCAGCTGCCCCACGGGTTCATGCGTGACGTTGATCGCCGGTGCCTCCGACAGTCTGCTGATCGGCCCAGCCTTCAGCGTACAGAAAGACCAATGGTACCGACTGTCGTTTGACCTAAAAACTGGAACGAATGGACAGCGCGTCGATTACGTGGTGCGTCGCGGCGGTGGTGGCGAGAACGGCTTCGAAAGCTTGATGGGCTCTACCGGCTCTGTTACTGGTGATGGCACGTGGAAACGTCACATATTGACTTTCAAGGCAACCGCATCGATCAATGTTGATGATCCGCTCACCGGGGACATAGGAGCGCGTCTCGATTTCGGCTGGATCAAGCCCGGGCAACAAATAACCATAGGAAAAGTCGACCTCGTGCCCATCAGCTCCGTTGAAGAATCAACAAAAATACGCATTCTGGTGAATCCGAAGGAAACGGTGGACGTCTTGGAGTGCCCTGACATCGAGCAACCTGATCTGTGTGAAAAGTACGTACAGCTCCGCGACGAAGCGCCTGTGAACTGGCCCGCAACCTTACCGGCGCACGGCTCGATGGTGATCTTTACCCAAGAGAAGTCACTACTCGACTTGGATAACGACGGTATACCGAACAGTCAAGACATCTGTGCTGATACGCCCCTCGGGCAAGCAGTAGATCCTGCGGGGTGCCAATTGTAG
- a CDS encoding GDP-mannose mannosyl hydrolase, with protein MISDDDFLSVVSRTPLISVDLILRSGGDKILLGRRNNRPAKGFWFVPGGRILKDERLADALVRVIRRELGAMVPVEGWRNIGIYEHLYPDNFAGADGISTHYVVLPHRRDLDSEVALESDDQHEALRWFSVDELMAHDEVHPYTKAYFARPAEPLDRLTDGL; from the coding sequence ATGATCTCGGACGACGACTTTTTGTCCGTTGTGAGCAGAACGCCGCTGATCTCAGTCGATCTGATTCTGCGGTCCGGGGGCGACAAGATCTTGCTTGGCCGGCGCAACAATCGTCCGGCCAAAGGCTTCTGGTTTGTTCCCGGCGGCCGCATCCTGAAGGATGAGCGGTTGGCCGATGCGCTGGTTCGAGTAATAAGGCGAGAACTTGGGGCTATGGTGCCCGTGGAGGGCTGGCGCAACATAGGTATCTATGAGCATCTCTACCCAGACAACTTTGCGGGTGCTGACGGCATCAGCACGCACTACGTGGTCTTGCCACATCGGCGGGATCTGGACTCCGAGGTTGCTCTTGAGTCAGATGATCAGCACGAAGCACTGCGCTGGTTCTCGGTTGACGAACTGATGGCGCATGACGAGGTGCATCCATACACCAAGGCGTATTTTGCGAGGCCCGCTGAGCCGCTGGACAGACTGACGGACGGGCTCTGA